A window of Cohnella herbarum contains these coding sequences:
- a CDS encoding carbohydrate ABC transporter permease yields MNGKTSRRKMILQFRWKEYGIGYLFMLPWIIGFIAFVAFPVGWSLWNSFNQVFITSEGFKYTWVGLDNFRRMLIENNTYPIILLTYLQEVLLIIPLILIFSFFVSLLLNEKFPGRGWMRALFFLPVIFATGQVIMELFEQGAGGLPFMDQYNLDVIIRQYFSENTSNMLLGILSKAVIILWYSGVQILIFIAGFQTIPKTVYEAVKVDGASPWESFWKITFPGMLPFIGLNAIYTIVDLFTFPYNPVLEIVRNNMFSPTTGYGYASAMAWLYFVIILLLLGITLGLTYRATRGRSEGR; encoded by the coding sequence ATGAATGGGAAAACCTCGCGACGCAAAATGATCCTGCAGTTCCGCTGGAAGGAATACGGAATCGGTTATTTGTTCATGCTGCCGTGGATAATCGGATTTATCGCGTTCGTGGCGTTTCCGGTCGGCTGGTCGCTATGGAACAGCTTTAACCAAGTATTCATTACGAGCGAAGGTTTCAAATATACGTGGGTAGGGTTGGACAATTTTCGCCGGATGCTCATCGAGAACAATACTTATCCGATCATTTTGCTCACTTATTTGCAGGAAGTGCTGTTGATTATCCCGCTTATTCTCATTTTTTCCTTCTTCGTGTCCTTGCTATTGAACGAGAAGTTTCCCGGACGAGGATGGATGCGCGCGCTCTTCTTCCTTCCCGTTATTTTCGCCACCGGGCAAGTCATCATGGAACTGTTCGAGCAAGGCGCGGGCGGGTTGCCATTCATGGACCAGTACAATCTGGATGTCATTATTCGTCAATATTTCAGCGAAAACACGTCTAACATGCTTCTTGGGATTCTCAGCAAAGCCGTAATCATCCTATGGTACTCCGGCGTACAAATCTTGATTTTCATCGCCGGGTTCCAAACGATCCCGAAAACGGTGTACGAAGCGGTTAAAGTAGACGGCGCCTCGCCTTGGGAAAGCTTCTGGAAGATTACTTTTCCGGGGATGCTGCCTTTCATCGGACTGAACGCGATTTATACGATCGTCGACTTGTTTACGTTTCCTTATAATCCGGTTTTGGAAATCGTCAGGAACAATATGTTCTCGCCGACAACGGGTTACGGATACGCCAGCGCAATGGCTTGGTTGTATTTCGTTATCATCTTGCTGCTGCTTGGAATTACTTTAGGGCTGACTTATCGGGCGACAAGAGGAAGGAGCGAGGGACGATGA
- a CDS encoding YIP1 family protein yields the protein MFSRSLNGIVIKTVAILCLLGLLFPQFASAQLPYYTWYRDLNSGMIATQPIYVPDRVIDGNGAGGALSSPSDVFIADDNHVYIADTGNNRIVELDANGEFVRGIGQEDGQGKLNQPEGVFVSEDGMIYAANTGGQTIVRYSSDGRFDREFKKPDSKALTADYHFLPTKLVVDRRGVMYIVVKDTFLGLLRMNPEGEFTGFFGANKAKLSWMDRLKRSLLNEVQMAQEISKQPNPIQNVSLADDGFLLTTSSGVASDGQIKKLNAGGFDAFRNKAFWEPHLVDTAIDSNGFMYGLNRDDFVNISVYDPTGEVMFYFGSTEKSARQLGITDYGISIDINSNNELWVVDNASNLIHIFKRTNFGDTYMTAAHLYFEGDYDRSRSYWEEVIRQNGMLNIAYNGLGKIALHDRDYRTALDYFKQSNDAEGYSNAFWYIRYEWLKHNFLLMVVVLVVGIWGLIFGARRTAAFVRKRTWPDKVRQYAGELRDALYLIVHPYNGFYRLKDRNVSYAVLIFIIVSAIGVHLWSVFASGFIAYPFELGDYNIRLSLAFKVVPWVTWVIANYLVSAVKGGEGRFREVLQASTFAIVPYIVVMIPATILTNFVVQEEWIIIDLAHRIMWIWIIVLFFVMTQVIHNFDFTEAIKNAVITLLTIGVIWVFVMIIGGLAYNFYDFVKQIYREVIFRA from the coding sequence ATGTTCAGTCGTTCCCTGAATGGCATCGTTATTAAAACGGTAGCCATCTTATGTTTGCTTGGCTTGCTCTTCCCGCAGTTCGCCTCGGCACAGCTTCCGTATTACACATGGTACAGAGACCTCAATTCCGGAATGATCGCCACGCAGCCGATCTACGTGCCGGATCGGGTCATCGATGGCAACGGAGCTGGAGGGGCGTTATCTTCGCCTAGCGATGTATTCATCGCGGACGATAACCACGTGTATATCGCGGATACGGGCAACAATCGAATCGTGGAACTGGATGCAAACGGGGAATTCGTTCGCGGCATAGGCCAAGAAGACGGACAAGGAAAGTTGAATCAACCGGAAGGCGTATTCGTGTCGGAGGACGGAATGATCTACGCGGCGAATACGGGCGGCCAAACGATCGTCCGCTATTCGAGCGACGGCCGCTTCGATCGCGAGTTTAAGAAGCCCGATTCGAAAGCGCTCACGGCGGATTATCACTTTCTTCCGACCAAGCTGGTCGTAGACCGCCGCGGCGTGATGTATATCGTCGTTAAAGATACGTTCCTTGGCTTGCTAAGAATGAACCCGGAAGGCGAATTTACGGGTTTCTTCGGAGCGAACAAGGCGAAGCTGAGCTGGATGGACCGGTTGAAACGGTCTCTGTTGAACGAAGTTCAAATGGCGCAGGAAATCTCGAAGCAGCCGAATCCGATACAGAACGTGTCGCTCGCCGATGACGGTTTCCTGTTGACGACCAGCTCGGGGGTGGCGAGCGATGGGCAGATCAAGAAACTGAATGCCGGGGGATTCGATGCCTTCCGTAATAAAGCGTTCTGGGAGCCGCATCTCGTGGACACGGCGATCGATAGCAACGGCTTCATGTATGGACTTAACCGCGATGATTTCGTCAACATTTCGGTTTACGATCCGACGGGCGAGGTGATGTTCTACTTCGGCTCGACCGAGAAGAGCGCTAGACAACTCGGCATTACCGATTATGGCATCAGTATCGACATTAACAGCAACAACGAACTATGGGTCGTAGACAATGCTTCCAATTTGATTCATATCTTTAAGCGAACGAACTTCGGAGATACGTACATGACGGCCGCCCATTTGTATTTCGAAGGCGATTACGACCGCAGCCGATCTTATTGGGAAGAAGTCATTCGTCAGAACGGCATGCTCAATATCGCCTATAACGGCTTGGGGAAAATTGCGCTGCATGATCGCGATTATCGGACGGCGCTGGATTACTTCAAGCAGTCGAATGATGCGGAAGGTTATTCCAATGCTTTCTGGTATATCCGGTACGAGTGGCTGAAACACAATTTCTTGCTGATGGTAGTAGTGTTGGTCGTGGGGATCTGGGGACTGATATTCGGAGCGAGACGGACGGCGGCGTTCGTTCGCAAGCGAACTTGGCCGGACAAAGTCCGGCAGTATGCGGGCGAATTGAGGGACGCCTTGTATTTGATCGTTCATCCTTACAACGGGTTTTATCGTTTGAAGGATCGAAACGTCTCGTATGCCGTGCTCATCTTCATTATCGTATCGGCGATCGGTGTCCATCTCTGGTCCGTTTTCGCCTCCGGATTTATCGCATATCCATTCGAACTCGGCGATTATAATATTCGCTTATCGCTAGCCTTTAAGGTGGTCCCTTGGGTGACCTGGGTCATCGCGAATTATCTGGTAAGCGCCGTTAAAGGCGGCGAAGGCAGATTCAGGGAAGTTCTGCAGGCGAGTACCTTTGCCATCGTTCCTTACATCGTCGTTATGATTCCGGCAACGATTCTGACTAACTTCGTCGTGCAAGAGGAATGGATCATCATAGATCTGGCTCATCGGATCATGTGGATCTGGATTATCGTTCTGTTCTTCGTGATGACGCAGGTCATCCATAATTTCGATTTCACCGAAGCAATTAAGAATGCGGTTATTACGTTGTTAACGATCGGGGTTATATGGGTGTTCGTTATGATTATCGGCGGTTTGGCCTATAACTTCTATGATTTCGTCAAGCAGATCTACCGGGAGGTGATCTTCCGTGCTTAG
- a CDS encoding DUF5696 domain-containing protein, translating to MLRTLWPTSRKSRLTLLIAIVIVIAAAAVIYSRRDTLPSLQKMGISPPIAQLASVMEGAAWQAGTVNEEGFAQVADNGDFALWLEPKTSQIAVMDKQSGYQWRSNPSKEQLANETVKGALLENLQSPFVVEVVAAGQTRRTSLNSLTKGLSVSYTLMDDLGVQATYTYGKEQISFVIQYKLTSRGMEATIPSNGIQESGDRLIYSIHLLPFFGAVSAKSDTGYLFVPDGPGGLIYYDRVRPAIGSSYEFPVYGDDPAQINFEEENEVRREQIAFPLYGLKRGDHAFAAIVKEGPYTAKIKAATPGNASKYHSVSVSFNYREEYGRKVSGITKETVKAIRVERSREDRRVEFRLLSGEEADYVGMANAYRDYLEESGQLGGQLPTTDHIPLMLSIVGGGTKPQFGSNGYEAATTFNEAEQIVDGLREAGVANMNVIYQGWQNSGHAYTDERFPIVSKIGGIQGAKQFVRNMHEKGIKVLFDDYMAWKEEDYSSFYKKSDGIRSIDSTVMSGEGDSFIVNPVKAVRQQKQVVDVLKEIGIDGIHYVDGPGSITFSDYRSNNPLTRSDTVYYYQELLDYVREQLNVVSVARGEQYALKHVDYIDGLPYSSSRDLMIDETVPVYPIAVHGTVAYTTVAGNTRDIYEDELLKAIEYGAVPSFKLTYAESRVLKRTDFQNVYSSQYAIWKDRIVEDYEKFDQLAAVYHLKIVDHEKLADGIYATTYENGTRVTVDYKTKQFSVEGGKAG from the coding sequence GTGCTTAGAACCTTATGGCCGACAAGCCGCAAATCCCGGCTGACTCTGTTGATCGCGATCGTTATTGTCATTGCGGCAGCGGCTGTCATCTATAGCAGGAGAGATACGCTTCCTTCTTTGCAAAAAATGGGGATAAGTCCGCCGATCGCGCAGCTCGCATCCGTCATGGAAGGGGCGGCATGGCAAGCGGGCACCGTTAACGAGGAAGGCTTCGCGCAGGTGGCGGACAATGGGGATTTCGCTTTATGGCTTGAACCGAAGACGAGCCAGATTGCCGTAATGGATAAGCAAAGCGGGTATCAATGGCGGAGCAATCCGTCGAAAGAGCAGTTGGCCAACGAAACCGTTAAGGGAGCATTGCTGGAAAACTTGCAGTCGCCGTTCGTCGTTGAGGTGGTCGCAGCCGGTCAGACTAGGCGCACTTCGTTGAACTCATTGACCAAGGGACTCTCCGTATCCTATACGTTAATGGATGATCTCGGCGTTCAAGCGACTTATACGTACGGGAAAGAGCAGATTTCCTTCGTCATCCAATACAAGCTTACCAGTCGCGGGATGGAAGCGACCATTCCGAGCAACGGCATTCAGGAATCGGGCGATCGGTTGATCTACTCGATCCATCTTCTGCCCTTTTTCGGAGCGGTATCCGCTAAGAGCGACACGGGTTATCTGTTCGTGCCGGATGGGCCGGGCGGGTTGATCTATTATGATCGAGTCAGGCCGGCAATCGGCAGCAGCTATGAGTTTCCCGTCTATGGAGACGATCCCGCGCAGATTAATTTCGAAGAGGAGAACGAGGTCCGGCGCGAACAAATCGCCTTTCCTTTATATGGTTTGAAGCGCGGCGACCATGCTTTCGCTGCGATCGTGAAGGAAGGTCCGTATACGGCCAAGATTAAAGCCGCTACGCCGGGTAATGCCTCGAAGTATCATTCGGTAAGCGTTAGCTTTAATTATCGCGAGGAATACGGTCGCAAAGTGAGCGGAATAACGAAAGAAACGGTGAAAGCGATCCGGGTGGAACGAAGCCGGGAGGATCGTCGCGTGGAATTCCGCCTGTTATCCGGAGAAGAGGCGGATTACGTCGGTATGGCGAACGCATACCGCGATTATTTGGAAGAAAGCGGACAACTCGGCGGCCAGTTGCCTACTACGGATCATATTCCGTTAATGCTCTCTATTGTCGGCGGAGGAACGAAACCGCAATTCGGCAGCAACGGGTACGAAGCGGCCACAACGTTTAACGAGGCCGAGCAGATCGTCGACGGTTTGCGGGAAGCCGGCGTAGCGAACATGAACGTGATCTATCAAGGCTGGCAGAACAGCGGCCACGCGTATACGGACGAGCGATTCCCGATCGTATCCAAGATCGGCGGCATCCAAGGCGCCAAGCAATTCGTCCGAAATATGCACGAGAAGGGGATCAAGGTTCTGTTCGACGATTACATGGCATGGAAGGAAGAGGATTACAGTTCCTTCTATAAGAAGTCGGACGGGATACGCAGTATCGATTCGACGGTTATGTCGGGAGAGGGAGACAGCTTCATCGTGAATCCGGTGAAAGCGGTTCGCCAGCAGAAGCAAGTCGTCGACGTCCTGAAGGAAATCGGAATCGACGGCATCCATTACGTCGACGGACCGGGGAGCATCACCTTCAGCGATTATCGTTCGAATAATCCGCTCACGCGAAGCGATACGGTGTATTACTATCAGGAATTGCTGGACTACGTTCGCGAACAATTAAACGTAGTAAGTGTCGCGAGGGGAGAGCAGTATGCGTTGAAGCATGTCGATTATATCGATGGGCTGCCGTACTCCTCGAGCCGCGATCTTATGATCGATGAGACAGTCCCCGTCTATCCGATCGCCGTTCACGGTACGGTCGCTTATACGACGGTAGCCGGCAATACGCGCGATATTTACGAGGATGAATTACTTAAAGCGATCGAGTATGGCGCCGTTCCTTCTTTTAAGCTCACTTATGCCGAGAGCAGGGTGTTGAAGAGGACGGATTTCCAAAACGTATACAGCAGTCAATACGCCATCTGGAAAGACCGTATCGTCGAGGACTACGAGAAGTTCGATCAGTTGGCCGCGGTATATCATCTTAAGATCGTGGATCACGAGAAGTTGGCGGACGGAATCTATGCGACGACTTACGAGAACGGCACGAGAGTTACCGTAGACTATAAGACGAAGCAATTCAGCGTCGAGGGAGGGAAAGCAGGATGA
- a CDS encoding carbohydrate ABC transporter permease gives MKLEKAYKQVKLDITETLAHRKTQKLKRLVFGQNVKDGLIAKLVILALLTVIAFLYVKPILYMISTSLKSVADMIDPVVGLIPRELNFNNYKDAWKGLNYPEGFVDTMTIALFGSILQVFTCALTGYALARLKFPGKNLFFFLILLAFLIPPQLTIVPLYMIYSELGWINTPFVFLVPALFGQGLRGALFIVIFRQFFLSQPKALEEAAKIDGASVFRLFFRIMMPLAGGACLVVFLFSFVWYWNMSYEAALFLSKDFTPLSLRLSSMQMELLGNKAINFSAGMGQDPVTEGPKMAGAFLIIFPPLLIYLIAQRWFTEGIERTGLVE, from the coding sequence ATGAAACTGGAAAAGGCGTATAAGCAAGTAAAGCTGGATATTACGGAGACGCTTGCGCATCGGAAGACGCAGAAGCTGAAGAGGCTGGTATTCGGGCAAAACGTGAAAGACGGGTTAATCGCCAAACTGGTCATTCTTGCGCTGTTGACCGTAATTGCCTTCTTGTACGTGAAACCGATTCTGTACATGATATCCACCAGCTTGAAAAGCGTAGCCGATATGATCGATCCGGTTGTCGGCTTGATTCCGCGGGAATTGAACTTTAACAATTACAAGGATGCATGGAAAGGGCTCAATTATCCCGAAGGTTTCGTGGATACGATGACGATTGCTTTGTTCGGTTCCATCCTGCAGGTGTTCACCTGCGCTCTGACGGGTTATGCGCTGGCAAGGCTGAAATTTCCGGGGAAAAACTTGTTTTTCTTCCTGATCCTCCTTGCCTTCCTCATTCCGCCGCAGCTGACGATCGTTCCGCTCTATATGATCTATAGCGAGCTCGGATGGATTAACACGCCTTTTGTTTTTCTGGTTCCCGCTCTATTCGGGCAAGGCTTGCGGGGCGCTCTGTTCATTGTTATTTTCCGGCAATTTTTCCTTTCGCAGCCGAAGGCGTTAGAGGAGGCGGCGAAGATCGACGGGGCTTCCGTCTTCCGCTTGTTTTTCCGGATCATGATGCCGCTGGCCGGCGGAGCATGTTTAGTCGTGTTCTTGTTCTCGTTTGTCTGGTATTGGAACATGAGCTACGAGGCGGCGTTGTTCCTTAGCAAAGATTTCACTCCCCTCTCCTTGCGGTTAAGCTCGATGCAGATGGAGCTGCTCGGCAACAAGGCGATTAACTTCAGCGCGGGGATGGGGCAGGATCCGGTCACGGAAGGGCCCAAGATGGCGGGCGCGTTCCTCATCATCTTTCCCCCGCTCCTGATTTACTTGATCGCCCAGCGTTGGTTTACGGAAGGCATTGAACGGACTGGGCTGGTCGAGTAA
- a CDS encoding ABC transporter substrate-binding protein, which yields MINKSRIFALLLASLMLLTVVLSACGNNDAASSSSPPASESASPSASPTPEPTPAPTPTPEPEPAKIELSVFGSIPEEAFEPQINKWVTAKYPNFNLSYNCACILNMPDLKAQKGITPDIVYGAAEGDLRVLLADNLQTDLTSLVDSGIVDLNRFDPVSIESAKNYSGGKLYGLPESSNPMVLFYNKDIFDKFGAPYPTDGMTWDQLYDLAKKVTGTKEGVKYRGISMFYRFALLNNELSLPIIDAESGKAVVNNDSWKKIFDNLSRFYKIKGNMEGYEADSGLELSKFYEQKNIAMVLSLSTSYKRPGFDQLNWDMVAAPTFSDNNGVGYQSFPTMIYITDTAANKEAALQTVGELLSDEAQLAAAKEGRPTHLLNEEVRKAFGADVPLLQGKNTSAVYFNKFAPTPAIHPTLTLNYASILTVEFEKVLRGELDSASALKSAEVELNKAVEMELASKK from the coding sequence ATGATCAACAAATCTCGGATATTCGCCTTACTACTCGCCAGTTTGATGCTTCTCACGGTGGTGCTCTCGGCATGCGGCAACAATGACGCTGCTTCATCCTCCAGTCCGCCTGCTTCTGAAAGCGCTTCTCCTTCTGCGTCGCCGACTCCGGAACCGACGCCCGCTCCAACTCCGACGCCTGAACCCGAACCCGCTAAGATCGAGTTAAGCGTATTCGGCTCCATCCCGGAAGAAGCATTCGAACCGCAGATCAACAAATGGGTTACGGCGAAATATCCGAATTTCAATCTGTCCTACAATTGCGCCTGCATCCTTAACATGCCGGATTTGAAAGCGCAAAAAGGAATTACGCCGGATATTGTTTATGGAGCCGCCGAAGGCGATTTGCGGGTGCTTCTGGCCGATAATCTGCAGACGGACCTGACTAGCCTGGTCGACTCCGGAATCGTCGACTTGAACCGGTTCGATCCCGTTTCCATCGAATCAGCCAAGAATTACTCCGGCGGTAAACTCTACGGGCTGCCGGAAAGCTCCAACCCGATGGTGTTGTTCTACAACAAAGACATTTTCGATAAATTCGGAGCTCCTTACCCGACGGACGGCATGACCTGGGATCAGCTTTACGACCTAGCCAAGAAAGTCACCGGAACGAAGGAAGGCGTGAAGTATCGCGGTATTAGCATGTTCTATCGTTTCGCCCTGCTGAACAACGAGCTCTCCCTTCCGATAATCGATGCCGAATCCGGCAAAGCGGTCGTGAATAACGATAGTTGGAAAAAAATCTTCGACAACCTTTCCCGCTTCTATAAGATTAAAGGCAACATGGAAGGTTACGAGGCGGACTCCGGTCTCGAGCTTAGCAAATTCTACGAGCAGAAAAATATCGCCATGGTCCTCTCGCTCTCGACCAGCTACAAGCGGCCCGGCTTCGATCAGCTCAATTGGGATATGGTCGCCGCGCCGACCTTCAGCGACAACAACGGCGTCGGTTATCAATCTTTCCCGACGATGATCTACATTACGGATACGGCGGCTAACAAAGAAGCCGCATTGCAAACCGTAGGCGAACTGCTATCCGATGAAGCGCAACTAGCGGCAGCCAAAGAAGGACGGCCTACGCACCTTCTTAACGAAGAAGTTCGCAAAGCGTTCGGCGCGGATGTTCCGTTGCTTCAAGGCAAGAACACTTCGGCCGTCTATTTCAATAAGTTCGCTCCCACGCCGGCGATTCATCCGACGCTTACATTGAACTATGCATCGATTCTAACCGTTGAATTCGAGAAGGTCCTTCGCGGAGAACTGGATTCCGCTAGCGCCCTGAAGTCGGCGGAAGTTGAACTCAACAAAGCGGTAGAGATGGAATTAGCGAGCAAAAAGTAA
- a CDS encoding helix-turn-helix transcriptional regulator, with protein MYAFFDRFYPHILDVIHGKLDHWETQGTQLYKKSTGKLCLFYVYEGLGVMELDGHSYPLAEGSIAQIPVKRKLIIRNSPPGPLRYFMIEYDYKLIKWQDEPTGFEESPEKRLPFDLVVPMMDHRGLRSDMQLLYRVWSERQEGYSGQAKLLFYQLILRIGEQLVERQKDDSAERSIMDCVNYINNHYHESLEREQLARKVSLSRSYFSVLFKKYVGCSPVEYITRVRLDKAMQLLRGSNKSVSVVALEVGFHDPLYFSRVFTREIGVTPRDYREA; from the coding sequence ATGTACGCCTTTTTTGACCGTTTCTATCCGCATATTCTGGATGTCATTCACGGAAAACTGGATCATTGGGAGACGCAAGGTACCCAGTTGTACAAGAAATCGACCGGCAAGCTATGCTTGTTCTACGTTTATGAGGGTTTAGGCGTCATGGAGCTCGATGGACACTCTTACCCGCTGGCGGAAGGGAGTATCGCGCAAATTCCCGTTAAACGCAAATTGATTATCCGTAACTCCCCTCCGGGACCTCTTCGGTATTTTATGATCGAATACGACTATAAACTGATTAAGTGGCAAGACGAGCCGACCGGGTTCGAGGAATCGCCGGAGAAGCGTTTGCCGTTCGATCTAGTCGTGCCCATGATGGATCATAGGGGGTTGCGATCGGATATGCAGCTCCTCTATCGCGTTTGGTCGGAGAGGCAGGAAGGTTACTCCGGTCAAGCCAAGCTGTTATTCTATCAATTAATCCTTCGCATCGGCGAACAGTTGGTTGAGCGTCAGAAGGACGATTCTGCCGAACGGTCGATCATGGATTGCGTGAATTATATTAATAACCACTATCACGAGTCGTTGGAGCGGGAACAGTTGGCTCGCAAAGTGTCGCTATCCAGAAGTTATTTCTCGGTGTTGTTCAAAAAGTACGTGGGGTGCTCTCCGGTCGAATATATTACGAGGGTTAGGCTGGACAAGGCGATGCAACTGTTAAGGGGAAGCAACAAATCGGTATCGGTCGTTGCGCTGGAGGTAGGCTTTCACGATCCGTTGTACTTCAGCCGCGTTTTTACCCGCGAGATCGGCGTGACCCCGAGAGACTACCGGGAGGCGTGA
- a CDS encoding IclR family transcriptional regulator, whose amino-acid sequence MGQQTPKVKSADRVLDIFELFTGDKESYNLTEISKGLNMPPSSTYLILQNMLNRGYLETDRSGKQFRIGYKLFTIRSGYMRSSSLTGEFNMIAEKIIDDLNETTSLAIKAGSDLLYIGEKVSTHALRFNPNVGSTLPLHATASGKIMLADLSMEELRALYPNDELEKVTDKTISTFSDLLKELNKVRTQGFGYNMGETVDGVHCVGGAIHDADGRTVASVSISIPVVRITGEVWGRVHDWIKRSCEELSTKVYGQQH is encoded by the coding sequence ATGGGACAACAAACGCCAAAGGTCAAGTCAGCGGATCGCGTATTGGATATATTCGAACTGTTTACCGGTGACAAGGAATCCTACAACCTCACCGAAATTTCCAAAGGATTGAACATGCCTCCCAGCAGTACTTATTTAATTCTGCAAAACATGTTGAACCGGGGATACTTGGAAACCGACCGTTCCGGCAAGCAATTCCGCATCGGCTACAAGCTCTTCACGATCCGTTCCGGTTACATGCGCAGCTCTAGCTTGACCGGGGAATTTAATATGATCGCCGAGAAGATTATCGACGACCTGAACGAGACGACTAGCCTGGCTATTAAGGCAGGAAGCGATCTGCTCTATATCGGGGAGAAGGTCAGCACCCATGCGCTTCGCTTTAACCCTAACGTCGGATCCACTTTACCGCTGCACGCAACGGCTTCCGGCAAAATCATGTTGGCCGATCTGTCCATGGAGGAGCTCCGGGCGCTCTATCCGAACGATGAACTGGAGAAGGTAACCGACAAGACGATTTCCACCTTCTCGGATCTGCTCAAGGAGCTGAACAAAGTACGCACGCAAGGATTCGGCTACAACATGGGCGAAACCGTCGATGGCGTGCACTGCGTAGGCGGAGCCATTCACGATGCGGATGGCCGCACCGTCGCGTCCGTCAGCATCTCTATTCCGGTAGTCCGGATAACCGGCGAAGTATGGGGCAGAGTGCACGATTGGATCAAGCGTTCATGCGAAGAGCTCAGCACCAAAGTTTACGGACAACAACACTAG